The Rhizobium etli 8C-3 genome has a segment encoding these proteins:
- a CDS encoding glycerol-3-phosphate dehydrogenase/oxidase, translated as MNREQTLDGLRRSPKVDVCVLGGGINGLSVFRELALQGVNVLIVEKGDYCSGASAALSRMVHGGLRYLENGEFNLVQESLAERDRLLRNAPHYVAPLPTMVPIFDIFSGLANGIVRFVGLTRRPSRRGAVAIKAGLSIYDFLTRKRALMPRHQFRGRRNTLSKWPALNPAIRNSATYYDAWVSHPERIGIELLHDGLLAGPGASALNHATIEHVRTGEFLLHCGISGEALAIRPSLVVNATGGWIDIANGALFPEAARPAPLIGGTKGSHLIIDNAGLRDMLDGHMIYYENEDGRICILFPYLGKVLVGSTDIRVDDPGQVRCEADERDYILQSLAFVLPGVRIRQEEIVFQFAGVRPLPASSDSFTGRIPRDHYCTVLESRDGGPPVLCMIGGKWTTFRSFGELAADMALERLDRSRRLDTAERTFGGGRGFPIDRRGWIGDLSGSTGLSLERAATLFERYGTDAKDVAQFIAAGADTLLPHAGYSARELLYLIRTEAVEYLDDLLLRRTTLAITGELCLDMTEVALDLLAEEKGWPAQRKDEERTRFLTLMRERHGVAEATLSARNKQRSEPCETTARSG; from the coding sequence ATGAACCGCGAACAGACATTGGACGGGCTTCGCCGAAGCCCGAAGGTGGACGTGTGCGTCCTTGGCGGCGGCATCAACGGTCTCAGCGTGTTCCGCGAGCTGGCGCTGCAGGGCGTCAACGTGCTCATCGTGGAAAAGGGCGACTATTGCTCAGGGGCCAGCGCCGCACTCTCGCGCATGGTGCATGGCGGTCTGCGCTACCTGGAAAACGGCGAGTTCAACCTCGTGCAGGAATCGCTCGCCGAGCGCGACCGATTGCTGCGCAATGCGCCGCACTATGTCGCCCCACTGCCGACCATGGTGCCGATCTTCGATATCTTTTCGGGGCTCGCAAACGGCATCGTGCGCTTTGTGGGGCTCACCCGCCGGCCGAGCCGCCGCGGCGCCGTTGCCATCAAGGCCGGCCTGAGCATCTACGATTTCCTGACGCGCAAGCGCGCCCTGATGCCGCGCCATCAGTTTCGCGGTCGCAGAAACACGCTTTCGAAATGGCCGGCGCTCAACCCGGCCATCCGCAACTCCGCCACCTATTATGATGCGTGGGTTAGTCACCCCGAGCGCATCGGTATCGAGCTCCTGCATGATGGTCTCTTGGCCGGCCCGGGCGCCAGCGCCTTGAACCATGCGACGATCGAACATGTACGGACTGGGGAATTTCTGCTGCACTGTGGGATCTCGGGCGAAGCCCTGGCAATCAGGCCGTCACTCGTCGTCAATGCGACCGGCGGCTGGATTGACATCGCCAATGGCGCCCTTTTTCCTGAGGCGGCTCGTCCCGCACCGTTGATCGGCGGCACGAAGGGCTCGCACCTCATCATCGACAATGCGGGCCTTCGCGACATGCTCGACGGCCACATGATTTACTACGAGAATGAGGACGGGCGCATCTGCATCCTCTTTCCTTATCTCGGCAAGGTGCTTGTCGGCTCGACGGATATCCGCGTGGACGACCCGGGACAGGTGCGCTGCGAGGCCGACGAGCGGGACTATATCCTGCAATCGCTCGCCTTCGTGTTGCCGGGTGTGCGCATCCGCCAGGAAGAGATCGTCTTCCAGTTCGCAGGCGTGCGCCCGCTGCCGGCAAGCAGTGACAGCTTTACCGGCCGCATCCCGCGTGACCATTATTGCACCGTTCTCGAAAGCCGCGACGGCGGGCCGCCGGTGTTGTGCATGATCGGCGGCAAGTGGACGACCTTCCGCTCCTTCGGCGAGCTCGCCGCCGATATGGCGTTGGAACGGCTCGACCGGAGCCGCCGCCTCGATACGGCCGAGCGCACTTTCGGCGGCGGACGCGGGTTTCCGATAGATCGTCGCGGCTGGATTGGCGACCTCTCGGGTTCGACGGGCCTTTCGCTCGAACGAGCCGCAACGCTCTTTGAGCGCTATGGCACCGATGCAAAGGACGTTGCCCAATTCATCGCCGCGGGAGCGGATACCCTCTTGCCTCATGCCGGCTACAGCGCCCGCGAACTGCTGTATCTCATCCGCACGGAGGCGGTCGAGTATCTGGACGACCTGCTCCTCCGGCGAACGACACTTGCCATCACCGGTGAGCTTTGCCTCGACATGACCGAGGTCGCGCTCGACCTCCTGGCCGAGGAGAAAGGCTGGCCGGCGCAGCGCAAGGACGAAGAGCGTACCCGTTTTCTCACCCTCATGCGCGAGCGCCACGGCGTCGCGGAGGCAACCCTTTCGGCAAGGAACAAACAAAGGAGTGAACCATGCGAGACAACCGCAAGATCCGGATGA
- a CDS encoding aldo/keto reductase: MSGEQLIREIGRSGVTASAVGLGTWAIGGWMWGGTDEAQSIAAIQASLEAGVTLIDTAPAYGLGRSEEIVGKALAGRRDKAVIATKCGLVWHTQKGSHFFDQDGQPVHRYLGGESIVHEVEDSLRRLGTDYIDLYITHWQDATTPVEETVAALEKLQRAGKIRAIGASNVNRSTLEQYIATGSLDAIQERYSMIDREIETDLLPLSVAKGVSTLSYSSLALGLLSGSIGPDRIFSGDDQRRDHPRFSVANRQKAHDFSEAIRPVAQRHDASIAQTVIAWTLAQPGVTFALCGARNPAQALDNARAGTLRLSPEDLAAIDAALSAKLANMDG, from the coding sequence ATGAGCGGCGAACAACTGATCCGGGAGATCGGGCGCTCCGGCGTCACTGCGTCTGCTGTTGGGCTCGGAACCTGGGCGATTGGTGGCTGGATGTGGGGGGGAACCGACGAGGCGCAATCCATCGCCGCCATCCAGGCCTCGCTCGAAGCGGGCGTGACCCTCATCGACACGGCGCCCGCCTACGGGCTCGGCCGCTCGGAGGAAATCGTCGGCAAGGCGCTTGCCGGCCGGCGTGACAAGGCAGTGATCGCCACGAAATGTGGCCTTGTCTGGCACACGCAGAAGGGCAGTCACTTCTTCGATCAGGACGGTCAGCCGGTTCACCGCTATCTCGGCGGGGAATCGATCGTCCATGAAGTCGAGGACAGCCTTCGCCGGCTCGGCACGGATTATATCGACCTCTACATCACCCATTGGCAGGACGCGACGACGCCGGTGGAGGAGACGGTCGCGGCGTTGGAAAAACTGCAGCGAGCCGGCAAGATCCGCGCCATCGGCGCCAGCAATGTCAATCGATCCACGCTTGAGCAGTACATAGCCACTGGCTCGCTTGACGCCATCCAGGAGCGGTACAGCATGATCGATCGAGAGATCGAGACGGACCTCTTGCCGCTCAGCGTAGCAAAAGGCGTATCGACGCTCAGCTATTCCTCTTTGGCCCTCGGGCTGCTTTCGGGCAGCATCGGGCCAGATCGGATATTCTCCGGCGACGATCAGCGTAGGGACCATCCGCGTTTTTCCGTCGCCAACCGGCAGAAGGCCCATGATTTCTCCGAGGCGATCCGACCTGTTGCGCAGCGTCACGATGCAAGCATCGCCCAGACGGTGATCGCCTGGACACTGGCCCAGCCCGGTGTGACCTTCGCCCTTTGCGGCGCGCGCAATCCGGCACAGGCACTCGACAATGCCCGGGCCGGCACGCTTCGGCTTTCACCCGAAGATCTCGCGGCCATCGACGCGGCCTTGTCGGCAAAGCTGGCCAACATGGACGGATAA
- a CDS encoding sugar-binding transcriptional regulator → MPIVKLKPKTTMPREEIVIARQMHQALVLHFMEGLTQAQIAGQLGISQATVNRLIKRGRQLGLVEIKIKSPVEPLVDMEERLLALGGISRAIVVPTVSENPQTALQAVGEAAARLLMEEIGDGDTICITGGKGVSAVVAGLQPPRRFDVEVIPATGCVQGKHYTDVNHVSTLMADRLGGRSYQIHAPLFADDAEQRAMLINMRSVADVFKRAREAKVAVVGIGSILTDDSSYYDLHPSSSTDRVAIERSGARCELLAHLLDDRGRVCDYSLNRSLVSLTLAEFASIPMKIGVASGPNKAGPILSVLRGNHLDTLVTDEATGARLLEIASEEGVSA, encoded by the coding sequence ATGCCAATTGTGAAATTGAAACCCAAGACGACGATGCCGCGCGAGGAGATTGTCATCGCCCGCCAGATGCACCAGGCGCTCGTCCTTCACTTCATGGAGGGCCTGACGCAGGCACAGATCGCCGGCCAACTCGGCATCTCGCAAGCCACCGTCAACCGACTCATCAAGCGCGGCCGTCAGCTCGGCCTCGTCGAGATCAAGATCAAGTCCCCGGTCGAGCCCTTGGTCGACATGGAGGAACGGCTTCTTGCACTCGGCGGCATCAGCCGCGCGATCGTGGTCCCGACCGTCTCCGAAAATCCGCAGACCGCCCTCCAGGCGGTCGGAGAGGCGGCGGCCCGCCTGCTGATGGAGGAGATCGGCGATGGCGACACAATCTGCATCACTGGCGGTAAAGGGGTGAGCGCCGTCGTCGCCGGTCTGCAGCCGCCGCGCCGTTTCGATGTCGAGGTCATTCCGGCAACTGGCTGCGTACAGGGCAAGCACTACACCGACGTCAACCATGTCTCGACCCTTATGGCCGACCGGCTCGGGGGCCGCTCCTATCAGATCCACGCGCCTCTTTTTGCCGACGATGCCGAGCAGCGCGCGATGCTGATCAACATGCGCTCTGTCGCCGACGTCTTCAAACGTGCGCGTGAGGCGAAGGTGGCGGTCGTCGGCATCGGCTCGATCCTGACGGACGACTCCAGCTATTACGACCTGCATCCTTCTTCTAGCACTGATCGGGTGGCGATCGAGCGCTCGGGCGCAAGGTGCGAATTGCTTGCCCACCTGCTTGATGACCGGGGCCGGGTTTGCGACTACAGCCTCAATCGTTCGCTGGTGTCGCTGACGCTGGCTGAATTCGCCTCGATCCCGATGAAGATCGGCGTCGCCAGCGGCCCCAACAAGGCTGGCCCGATCCTCAGCGTCCTGCGCGGCAACCATCTCGACACGCTCGTCACCGACGAGGCGACCGGGGCACGCCTTCTTGAAATCGCCTCCGAAGAGGGAGTTTCTGCATGA
- a CDS encoding ABC transporter permease, which produces MAIDTLATGAPKAASIKRIGTMREAGLIAIILALCVIMSFASPHFLTFGNFRAMLMSFSVEGIVVVGMTILLIVGGIDLAVGSVVCFAMVLSGSLFLAGLDPWTASLIGILASSAIGGIMGFFVTVVGLNHFITSLAAMVIVRGLCLIITKGTPLSLFTLPASFKAVGQGTFYGVPYVILIFVAVVILFDFLLRRATAFRKVFYTGSNEKAALYSGIKTHQVKFWVTVLCSTLAGVAGVIYMSRFGAATPTFGVGMELNIIAAAVIGGASLNGGSGTIFGAILGIALLSVVTSSLILLDVSVYWQDMIKGCILLAAVSIDHFLHKQKAA; this is translated from the coding sequence ATGGCAATCGACACGTTGGCGACAGGGGCGCCGAAGGCGGCGTCCATCAAGCGCATCGGCACAATGCGCGAGGCAGGGCTGATCGCGATCATCCTCGCGCTCTGCGTGATCATGAGTTTTGCTTCGCCGCACTTCCTGACGTTTGGCAATTTCCGCGCCATGTTAATGAGCTTCTCCGTTGAAGGCATCGTCGTCGTGGGCATGACGATCCTGCTCATCGTCGGCGGCATCGACCTGGCGGTAGGCTCGGTGGTCTGCTTCGCGATGGTGCTCTCGGGCTCTCTCTTCCTCGCCGGACTCGACCCTTGGACCGCATCGCTCATCGGCATCCTCGCGAGCAGCGCGATCGGTGGCATAATGGGTTTCTTTGTGACGGTCGTGGGTCTCAACCACTTCATCACCTCGCTTGCGGCAATGGTGATCGTGCGCGGCCTTTGCCTCATCATCACAAAGGGCACACCGCTCTCGCTCTTCACGCTGCCTGCAAGCTTCAAGGCGGTGGGGCAGGGTACGTTTTACGGCGTACCCTACGTCATCTTGATCTTCGTCGCCGTCGTCATCCTGTTCGATTTTCTGCTGCGCCGGGCCACAGCCTTCCGCAAAGTCTTCTATACAGGCAGCAACGAGAAGGCCGCGCTCTATTCCGGCATCAAGACCCATCAGGTGAAATTCTGGGTGACGGTGCTGTGCTCCACGCTCGCCGGTGTCGCAGGTGTCATCTACATGTCTCGCTTCGGCGCGGCGACCCCGACCTTCGGCGTTGGCATGGAACTCAACATCATCGCTGCGGCGGTGATCGGCGGCGCCTCGCTCAACGGCGGCTCAGGCACGATATTCGGCGCCATCCTCGGCATCGCGCTTCTCTCTGTCGTGACCAGCTCTCTAATCCTGCTCGATGTTTCAGTCTATTGGCAGGATATGATCAAGGGGTGCATTCTGCTCGCTGCCGTTTCCATCGACCATTTCCTGCACAAGCAGAAGGCTGCCTGA
- a CDS encoding sugar ABC transporter ATP-binding protein, with product MAEPVLTIHGVTKHFGAVKALTEVDFTLERGEVHALCGENGAGKSTLMNIIAGVLQPTEGQIRLDGKLVRISSPAAAQSLGIGLVHQEIALCPDATVAENMFMAATNRRRAPFMNYRTLERDAQAVMHRLAAIDVRRKVADLPISSQQLVEIAKALTLDCRVLILDEPTAALTDTEARQLFAIIRDLKQNGISIIYISHRMAEIFSLCDRVTVFRDGRYVCTDHIADITPDDVVRRMVGREITQLYPDKLGADDACGEAILEIDNIGDGERFHDVSFALRKGEILGIGGLIGSGRTEIAEGICGLKSRTAGTVRLHGKAQSIRAYCDAVKAGIVYLSEDRKGSGVFLEMSIAKNISVLDLTSLTNPIGLLNRRAEAALAENFARRLAVRMGDIEAPVKSLSGGNQQKVALAKQLAVKPKVILMDEPTRGIDVGAKTEIHRLLRELARSGIGIIVISSEMPELLGLCDRVLVVREGRIAGELGGDEMTEEAVIRLASGVGTAKAASHAA from the coding sequence ATGGCAGAGCCGGTGCTCACCATTCATGGCGTGACCAAGCATTTTGGGGCGGTGAAGGCGTTGACCGAGGTCGATTTCACGCTGGAGCGCGGCGAAGTCCATGCGCTCTGCGGCGAAAACGGCGCCGGCAAATCGACGCTGATGAACATTATCGCCGGCGTGCTGCAGCCGACCGAAGGCCAAATCCGCCTGGACGGCAAGCTCGTGCGCATATCCTCGCCTGCCGCCGCCCAATCGCTCGGCATCGGGCTCGTGCATCAGGAAATCGCCCTCTGCCCGGATGCGACCGTGGCCGAAAATATGTTTATGGCGGCGACCAACCGCCGCCGTGCACCCTTCATGAACTATCGCACGCTGGAGCGCGATGCACAGGCCGTAATGCATCGTCTCGCTGCAATCGACGTCCGCCGCAAGGTCGCAGACCTGCCGATTTCCAGCCAGCAACTCGTCGAGATCGCCAAGGCTCTGACGCTCGACTGCCGCGTGCTGATCCTGGACGAGCCTACCGCGGCGCTGACAGACACGGAGGCGCGGCAGCTCTTTGCAATCATTCGCGACCTTAAGCAGAACGGCATTTCGATCATCTATATCAGCCACCGCATGGCCGAGATTTTCAGCCTTTGCGACCGGGTTACCGTGTTCCGCGACGGCCGCTACGTATGTACCGACCACATCGCCGACATCACCCCGGACGACGTGGTGCGCCGCATGGTGGGACGCGAGATCACGCAGCTCTATCCGGACAAGCTCGGTGCGGACGACGCGTGCGGGGAGGCGATCCTCGAGATCGACAATATTGGTGACGGCGAGCGGTTCCATGATGTGAGCTTCGCGCTGCGCAAAGGCGAGATCCTCGGGATCGGCGGCCTTATCGGCTCCGGCCGTACGGAAATCGCCGAAGGCATCTGCGGGCTCAAGTCGCGCACGGCGGGCACGGTGCGCCTGCATGGCAAGGCGCAGTCGATCCGCGCCTATTGCGATGCCGTTAAGGCGGGGATCGTGTATCTCTCAGAAGACCGCAAGGGCTCGGGCGTCTTTTTGGAAATGTCCATCGCAAAGAACATATCCGTGCTGGACCTTACGTCTTTGACCAATCCGATCGGCCTGTTGAATCGTCGTGCGGAAGCCGCACTGGCAGAGAATTTCGCGCGACGGCTTGCGGTGCGCATGGGCGACATTGAGGCGCCGGTCAAATCGCTGTCAGGTGGCAACCAGCAGAAGGTTGCACTCGCCAAGCAGCTTGCGGTGAAGCCGAAGGTCATCCTGATGGACGAGCCAACGCGCGGCATCGATGTCGGCGCGAAAACCGAAATCCACCGCCTGCTACGCGAGCTCGCGCGGTCGGGCATCGGCATCATCGTTATCTCTTCGGAAATGCCGGAGCTCCTCGGGCTATGTGACCGCGTGCTTGTCGTTCGGGAGGGACGCATCGCCGGCGAGCTTGGTGGAGACGAGATGACGGAGGAGGCCGTGATTCGCCTCGCTTCGGGTGTGGGCACGGCAAAGGCGGCCAGCCATGCCGCGTGA
- a CDS encoding substrate-binding domain-containing protein, with protein sequence MRTFFSTTAMAVLGSTLFAGSAAAETENPFRCKPGEKYVMNVMVSGVEYWFPVYEMFKQAGQQLGCETEYTGTPEYDVNKQIATFDQALAQNPAGILVHPMNSDPFIEPINRAIDQGTAVVTFAADSPLSKRVSFITSDNTREGTYAADAIAEKMGGKGEYAVLENPGQDNHDKRIAAFIARMEEKWPDMKLVGRAASNQDPTKAYQGLSSLIQANPNLGAVFMPEANSAIGAAQANKESGGKVLVMCADVNANILDMIKAGEVFGSINPNQGMQGYMGFMLLWFAEHPELIDPMNDAKRSGFNPMSIPVVDNGLSIVTAKNADDFYWDKYLKRRGTKGIEE encoded by the coding sequence TTGCGCACTTTTTTCAGCACGACCGCGATGGCGGTCCTTGGGTCAACGCTCTTTGCCGGTTCGGCGGCCGCCGAAACGGAAAACCCGTTCCGCTGCAAGCCTGGCGAAAAATACGTCATGAACGTCATGGTGTCGGGCGTGGAATACTGGTTCCCTGTTTATGAGATGTTCAAGCAGGCCGGCCAGCAACTCGGCTGTGAGACGGAATATACCGGCACCCCCGAATATGACGTCAACAAGCAAATCGCCACCTTCGACCAGGCGTTGGCACAGAACCCGGCCGGCATTCTCGTTCATCCGATGAACTCAGATCCCTTCATCGAGCCAATCAATCGCGCGATCGATCAAGGTACGGCGGTCGTCACGTTTGCGGCCGACTCGCCGCTTTCCAAACGCGTCTCCTTCATCACCTCGGACAATACCCGCGAAGGCACCTATGCCGCCGACGCGATCGCCGAGAAGATGGGCGGCAAGGGTGAATATGCGGTTCTCGAAAATCCGGGCCAGGACAACCACGACAAGCGTATCGCTGCCTTCATAGCCCGCATGGAAGAGAAGTGGCCAGACATGAAGCTCGTGGGCCGCGCTGCTTCAAACCAGGATCCGACCAAGGCCTACCAGGGACTTTCCAGCCTTATCCAGGCCAATCCGAACCTCGGCGCGGTCTTCATGCCCGAAGCCAACTCGGCAATCGGCGCGGCGCAAGCTAACAAGGAAAGCGGCGGCAAGGTCCTCGTCATGTGCGCAGACGTCAACGCCAACATCCTCGACATGATCAAGGCTGGTGAAGTCTTCGGCTCGATCAATCCGAACCAGGGCATGCAGGGCTATATGGGCTTCATGCTGCTGTGGTTTGCCGAGCATCCGGAACTGATCGACCCGATGAACGACGCCAAGCGCTCCGGGTTCAACCCAATGAGCATCCCGGTCGTCGATAACGGCCTGTCTATTGTGACGGCGAAAAATGCCGACGATTTCTACTGGGACAAGTACCTGAAGCGGCGCGGCACAAAGGGCATCGAGGAATAA
- a CDS encoding DUF1127 domain-containing protein, with amino-acid sequence MNVARSFNNWRKYRQTVSELGRMSSRELQDLGINRADIRSIARASIVR; translated from the coding sequence ATGAACGTCGCACGCTCTTTCAACAACTGGCGCAAGTATCGTCAGACGGTTTCCGAACTTGGCCGGATGTCCAGCCGAGAATTGCAGGATCTCGGCATCAACCGCGCCGATATCCGAAGCATCGCCCGGGCATCGATCGTCCGTTAA
- a CDS encoding L,D-transpeptidase family protein: MLSMKTALPMSLLALVFIAGGVCAQELRREAIDGASIAAIIAERPAMAPADRDPAVIRLQVLLDRAGSSPGVIDGFYGENVSKAVAGFEMMNGLVVDGKLDPEVIARLEANSPIVESYVISAEDATGLVDKIPEDYDEKAKMQSLGYTSVAEKLSERFHMDVGLMQVLNPSSRFAPGDTVWVVTPGPAKEGKVERIEASKKTGQILAYAENKSLLAVYPATIGSQDNPAPSGKHKVKGVARMPVYRYDPRRNFKQGKNNKVLTIPKGPNGPVGSVWIDLTEPTYGIHGTPEPTLIDKVGSHGCVRLTNWDAEELAGMVRPGVVVEFINQAPGAPR, from the coding sequence TTGTTGTCCATGAAAACAGCCCTGCCGATGTCGCTGCTTGCTCTGGTCTTCATCGCTGGTGGCGTTTGCGCGCAGGAACTCCGGCGCGAAGCCATCGATGGCGCTTCGATTGCCGCAATCATTGCAGAAAGACCGGCCATGGCGCCCGCCGATCGAGATCCAGCGGTTATCCGTCTTCAGGTCCTGCTCGACCGCGCGGGTTCGTCTCCAGGTGTGATCGACGGCTTTTACGGCGAAAATGTCAGCAAAGCCGTGGCCGGGTTCGAGATGATGAACGGGCTTGTTGTCGATGGGAAGCTGGATCCCGAGGTGATCGCCCGCTTGGAAGCCAATTCTCCCATCGTTGAGAGTTACGTCATCTCGGCAGAGGATGCCACGGGCCTCGTCGACAAGATCCCTGAAGACTACGACGAGAAGGCGAAGATGCAAAGCCTTGGATACACGAGCGTGGCCGAAAAGCTTTCCGAACGGTTCCACATGGACGTCGGCCTTATGCAAGTGCTCAATCCGTCTTCGCGGTTCGCTCCTGGTGACACGGTCTGGGTCGTGACGCCTGGTCCTGCGAAAGAAGGAAAGGTCGAAAGGATCGAGGCGAGCAAGAAGACAGGGCAGATCCTGGCCTATGCCGAGAACAAATCGCTGCTGGCAGTCTATCCTGCTACCATCGGAAGCCAAGACAATCCGGCCCCCTCGGGCAAGCATAAGGTGAAAGGCGTAGCGAGGATGCCAGTGTACAGATATGACCCAAGACGCAACTTCAAGCAGGGGAAGAATAACAAGGTTTTAACGATACCAAAGGGGCCGAACGGTCCGGTCGGCAGCGTCTGGATCGACCTGACTGAGCCGACTTATGGAATACATGGGACGCCTGAACCGACGCTTATCGACAAGGTTGGATCGCACGGTTGCGTGCGTCTGACGAACTGGGATGCCGAAGAGCTGGCCGGCATGGTCAGGCCAGGCGTCGTGGTGGAGTTCATCAATCAAGCCCCCGGCGCTCCTAGGTGA
- a CDS encoding dihydrofolate reductase family protein codes for MAKLVFALNQSLDGYVDHTEFAPDPALFRHFIDDVRGLAGSVYGRCMYEVMRYWDEDHSEWDEEQRDYAAAWRSQPKWVVSRSLKSVGPNATLIVDDIEAAIRGLKAKLDGEIEVSGPELARSLTDLGLVDEYRLYLHPVVLGHGKPFFAGPRPPLRLVASDRIGGDVIRLTYVPA; via the coding sequence ATGGCGAAGCTTGTGTTCGCTTTGAACCAGTCCCTGGATGGATATGTGGACCACACGGAATTTGCGCCCGATCCGGCGCTCTTTCGTCATTTCATCGACGACGTGCGAGGTCTTGCCGGCAGCGTGTACGGTCGCTGTATGTACGAGGTGATGCGTTATTGGGACGAGGACCATTCCGAGTGGGACGAGGAGCAACGCGACTATGCAGCGGCGTGGCGGAGTCAACCGAAATGGGTCGTCTCGCGCTCGCTGAAGTCCGTCGGCCCGAATGCCACTCTCATCGTGGATGACATCGAGGCGGCGATACGCGGACTGAAGGCCAAACTGGATGGGGAGATTGAAGTTTCCGGACCTGAGCTAGCGCGAAGTCTGACCGATCTTGGGCTGGTTGATGAATATCGACTGTACCTCCATCCCGTCGTGCTAGGTCATGGCAAGCCGTTCTTCGCCGGCCCGCGTCCGCCGCTGCGCCTCGTGGCGAGCGATCGAATTGGCGGGGACGTGATCAGGTTGACATACGTTCCTGCATAG
- a CDS encoding alpha-hydroxy acid oxidase, whose product MDVKNCHNFHDFRQLAKRRLPGPIFNYIDGAADDEVTYRRNTTSFGDCDLVPSVLRGVSDVDMSVTIMGQKLAMPVYCSPTALQRLFHHQGERAVAAAAGKYGTMFGVSSLGTISLEEARQISDGPQAYQFYFHKDRGLNREMMARSKQAGVNVMMLTVDSITGGNRERDKRTGFSIPFKLNLAGLTQFAVRPAWAISYLMHERFRLPQLDSHVDMSGGAMSISRYFTEMLDPAMSWADVAEMVQHWDGQFCLKGIMSVQDAQRAAEIGCTGIVISNHGGRQLDGSRSAFDQLAEIVDAVGHKIDVMMDGGVQRGTHVLKALSLGAKAVGLGRYYLFPLAAAGQAGVERALDLMRAEIARDMKLMGCTSVDQLTRQNLRFRQNAPHPAVNR is encoded by the coding sequence ATGGATGTGAAGAACTGCCACAATTTCCATGATTTCCGCCAATTGGCCAAGCGGCGCCTCCCTGGTCCGATCTTCAATTATATCGACGGCGCGGCTGACGACGAAGTCACCTATCGTCGCAATACGACATCCTTCGGCGACTGCGATCTGGTGCCCAGCGTATTGCGCGGCGTCAGCGATGTAGACATGTCGGTGACGATCATGGGCCAAAAACTAGCAATGCCGGTCTATTGCTCGCCCACGGCGCTGCAGCGGCTGTTTCATCATCAAGGCGAGAGGGCGGTGGCTGCAGCAGCAGGCAAATACGGCACCATGTTCGGGGTGTCGTCACTGGGAACCATCAGTTTGGAAGAAGCTCGTCAAATCAGCGACGGGCCGCAAGCCTATCAGTTCTACTTCCACAAGGATCGTGGCCTGAACCGGGAAATGATGGCACGCTCCAAGCAGGCCGGCGTAAACGTGATGATGCTGACTGTCGACAGCATCACCGGCGGAAATCGCGAACGCGACAAGCGCACGGGCTTTTCGATTCCGTTCAAGCTGAACCTCGCAGGCCTTACCCAGTTTGCAGTCAGACCGGCTTGGGCAATCAGCTATCTTATGCATGAACGCTTCCGCCTGCCGCAACTCGACAGCCACGTCGACATGAGTGGCGGCGCCATGTCGATCAGCCGCTATTTCACCGAAATGCTCGATCCTGCGATGTCATGGGCCGATGTCGCCGAAATGGTGCAGCACTGGGACGGACAGTTCTGCTTGAAAGGCATCATGTCGGTTCAGGACGCGCAGCGAGCAGCAGAGATTGGATGTACCGGCATCGTGATCTCCAACCATGGCGGCCGCCAGCTCGACGGCTCGCGCAGCGCATTCGACCAACTCGCCGAAATCGTCGATGCGGTTGGCCACAAGATCGATGTGATGATGGATGGCGGCGTTCAGCGTGGCACCCATGTGCTCAAAGCATTGTCATTGGGCGCGAAAGCCGTCGGTCTAGGTCGATACTACCTGTTTCCGCTCGCGGCCGCAGGGCAAGCGGGCGTCGAGCGCGCACTGGATTTGATGCGTGCCGAAATCGCCCGAGATATGAAACTCATGGGATGCACTTCCGTTGATCAGCTCACAAGACAGAACCTGCGCTTCCGTCAAAACGCCCCGCATCCGGCCGTGAACCGATAG